One Triticum dicoccoides isolate Atlit2015 ecotype Zavitan chromosome 4B, WEW_v2.0, whole genome shotgun sequence genomic window carries:
- the LOC119291414 gene encoding protein UPSTREAM OF FLC-like isoform X1 encodes MEAAGEGRKLHHHAGGGRAQMEASPERGRPAYASAVTARSAPARPMRRVQIIYYLCRNGQLEHPHFMELAQHPHQPLRLKDVMDKLTLLRGKGMPALFSWSCKRNYKNGYVWNDLSESDVIYPSDGVEYVLKGSEIFPGCSSAVAADRFQHLRVTDRSPTKPPLALPHSHKQYVDGYRDDAGEDPEDDELGYPYHRRAAAARLGGPNKPVSARTNRGHPVELPVEETSPPSSTSSDKPPPAQQASRCDEAEPNRTGSMLLQLIACGAVTAGPAKCGGRAEPRRSCGLVSRLSSRAGAEDDDEEEEAGGELSRRFGRMRAEEKEYFSGSITVDIGGRGTPLPASSLKRSNSYTEERSRNNKIDQGN; translated from the exons ATGGAGGCGGCGGGAGAGGGGAGGAAGCTCCATCACCACGCGGGCGGCGGCAGGGCGCAGATGGAGGCCAGCCCGGAGCGCGGCAGGCCTGCGTACGCGTCGGCGGTGACGGCGAGGTCGGCGCCGGCGAGGCCCATGAGGCGGGTGCAGATCATCTACTACCTCTGCCGCAACGGCCAGCTCGAGCACCCGCACTTCATGGAGCTCGCGCAGCATCCCCACCAGCCGCTGCGCCTCAAAG ATGTGATGGACAAGCTTACGCTGCTGAGGGGCAAAGGCATGCCTGCTCTCTTCTCGTGGTCTTGCAAGAG GAACTACAAGAACGGCTACGTGTGGAACGACCTCTCGGAGAGCGACGTGATATACCCGTCCGACGGCGTGGAGTACGTCCTCAAGGGCTCCGAGATCTTCCCCGGCTGTTCTTCCG CCGTTGCAGCGGATCGGTTCCAGCACCTCCGGGTGACGGACAGGTCGCCAACCAAGCCGCCGCTGGCCCTCCCGCACAGCCACAAGCAGTACGTGGACGGCTACCGGGACGACGCCGGCGAGGACCCCGAGGACGACGAGCTTGGGTACCCGTACCACCGGCGTGCCGCGGCGGCTCGGCTGGGCGGGCCGAACAAGCCCGTCTCGGCCCGCACCAACCGTGGCCACCCCGTGGAGCTGCCCGTCGAGGAGACCTCGCCGCCGTCCTCGACGTCGTCCGACAAGCCGCCGCCGGCGCAGCAGGCGAGCCGCTGCGACGAGGCCGAGCCGAACAGGACCGGCTCGATGCTCCTGCAGCTCATCGCGTGCGGGGCGGTCACCGCCGGTCCGGCCAAGTGCGGCGGCCGGGCCGAGCCGAGGCGGAGCTGCGGCCTGGTGAGCCGGCTGTCGTCCCGCGCCGGCGcggaggatgacgacgaggaggaggaggctggcggcgagctgagccggcggttcggccgcatgagggcggaggagaaggagtacttcAGCGGCAGCATCACCGTGGACATCGGTGGCCGGGGCACCCCGCTGCCTGCTTCGTCGCTCAAACGCTCCAACTCGTACACCGAGGAGAG gtcaagaAACAACAAAATCGATCAGGGGAATTAG
- the LOC119291414 gene encoding protein UPSTREAM OF FLC-like isoform X2, whose amino-acid sequence MEAAGEGRKLHHHAGGGRAQMEASPERGRPAYASAVTARSAPARPMRRVQIIYYLCRNGQLEHPHFMELAQHPHQPLRLKDVMDKLTLLRGKGMPALFSWSCKRNYKNGYVWNDLSESDVIYPSDGVEYVLKGSEIFPGCSSAVAADRFQHLRVTDRSPTKPPLALPHSHKQYVDGYRDDAGEDPEDDELGYPYHRRAAAARLGGPNKPVSARTNRGHPVELPVEETSPPSSTSSDKPPPAQQASRCDEAEPNRTGSMLLQLIACGAVTAGPAKCGGRAEPRRSCGLVSRLSSRAGAEDDDEEEEAGGELSRRFGRMRAEEKEYFSGSITVDIGGRGTPLPASSLKRSNSYTEER is encoded by the exons ATGGAGGCGGCGGGAGAGGGGAGGAAGCTCCATCACCACGCGGGCGGCGGCAGGGCGCAGATGGAGGCCAGCCCGGAGCGCGGCAGGCCTGCGTACGCGTCGGCGGTGACGGCGAGGTCGGCGCCGGCGAGGCCCATGAGGCGGGTGCAGATCATCTACTACCTCTGCCGCAACGGCCAGCTCGAGCACCCGCACTTCATGGAGCTCGCGCAGCATCCCCACCAGCCGCTGCGCCTCAAAG ATGTGATGGACAAGCTTACGCTGCTGAGGGGCAAAGGCATGCCTGCTCTCTTCTCGTGGTCTTGCAAGAG GAACTACAAGAACGGCTACGTGTGGAACGACCTCTCGGAGAGCGACGTGATATACCCGTCCGACGGCGTGGAGTACGTCCTCAAGGGCTCCGAGATCTTCCCCGGCTGTTCTTCCG CCGTTGCAGCGGATCGGTTCCAGCACCTCCGGGTGACGGACAGGTCGCCAACCAAGCCGCCGCTGGCCCTCCCGCACAGCCACAAGCAGTACGTGGACGGCTACCGGGACGACGCCGGCGAGGACCCCGAGGACGACGAGCTTGGGTACCCGTACCACCGGCGTGCCGCGGCGGCTCGGCTGGGCGGGCCGAACAAGCCCGTCTCGGCCCGCACCAACCGTGGCCACCCCGTGGAGCTGCCCGTCGAGGAGACCTCGCCGCCGTCCTCGACGTCGTCCGACAAGCCGCCGCCGGCGCAGCAGGCGAGCCGCTGCGACGAGGCCGAGCCGAACAGGACCGGCTCGATGCTCCTGCAGCTCATCGCGTGCGGGGCGGTCACCGCCGGTCCGGCCAAGTGCGGCGGCCGGGCCGAGCCGAGGCGGAGCTGCGGCCTGGTGAGCCGGCTGTCGTCCCGCGCCGGCGcggaggatgacgacgaggaggaggaggctggcggcgagctgagccggcggttcggccgcatgagggcggaggagaaggagtacttcAGCGGCAGCATCACCGTGGACATCGGTGGCCGGGGCACCCCGCTGCCTGCTTCGTCGCTCAAACGCTCCAACTCGTACACCGAGGAGAG atga